A stretch of Methanosphaerula palustris E1-9c DNA encodes these proteins:
- a CDS encoding YcaO-like family protein — protein MMNQLLHQRKEFYAGTHRAVPPEETDRRVQPLMEGIGLESIREITDIDRLGIPCVAAERASARDIVMLVHAGQTLLQAKVALKMEAIERYSAEYRHEPLQFGSLEQIGIARAVDPEELILPRTVDMCEPLHWSDGWDLIGREEVVVPSNAVIHPYDTRGMTTALYPSDPWGLAAGNVPEEAIVEGICEVIELDALSVAERTHSMGRRLQVDDDPAAAALMDKFDEAGVVVTLWLLDGRTGVPTVAAVADDQQTRDPTLLVMGAATHPSPSIAAQRALIEAVQGRAVRLYYRDNEPERDALIRRAGYDRMKRINHEWFAPAGSVSIADVPDLSTEYLDDDVRALCGAVEGHAERICVCDLQKTDIPVVRVVIPGFEVTHQNPDRVRRSR, from the coding sequence ATGATGAATCAACTCCTGCACCAGCGAAAAGAATTCTATGCCGGAACTCACCGGGCAGTCCCACCAGAGGAGACCGATCGGCGGGTGCAGCCGCTGATGGAGGGGATCGGGCTCGAATCGATCAGGGAGATCACCGATATCGACCGGCTCGGGATCCCCTGTGTGGCCGCAGAGCGAGCGAGCGCCCGGGATATTGTAATGCTGGTCCATGCCGGCCAGACCCTCCTGCAGGCGAAGGTGGCGCTGAAGATGGAGGCAATTGAGCGCTATTCTGCAGAGTACCGACATGAACCTCTGCAATTCGGCAGTCTCGAACAGATCGGTATCGCCAGGGCCGTCGACCCTGAGGAACTGATTCTTCCGCGGACCGTCGACATGTGCGAGCCGCTCCACTGGTCTGATGGCTGGGACCTGATCGGTCGGGAGGAGGTGGTCGTCCCCTCCAATGCTGTGATTCACCCCTACGACACCCGGGGGATGACGACCGCACTCTATCCGAGCGACCCCTGGGGGCTCGCAGCAGGAAATGTACCTGAAGAGGCGATCGTTGAAGGTATCTGCGAGGTGATCGAGCTGGACGCGCTGAGTGTTGCCGAGCGGACTCACTCGATGGGCCGGCGACTGCAGGTCGATGACGACCCTGCAGCGGCGGCGCTGATGGATAAGTTTGATGAGGCGGGGGTCGTTGTCACCCTCTGGTTGCTCGATGGAAGGACCGGGGTGCCGACGGTCGCGGCAGTGGCAGACGATCAGCAGACCCGGGATCCCACCCTGCTGGTGATGGGGGCAGCGACTCATCCTTCCCCCTCGATCGCGGCTCAGCGCGCCCTGATCGAGGCTGTACAGGGACGGGCGGTCAGACTTTACTATCGCGACAACGAACCTGAACGGGATGCGCTGATCCGGAGGGCAGGATACGACCGTATGAAGCGGATCAACCACGAATGGTTCGCTCCAGCTGGTTCGGTCTCCATCGCTGACGTTCCCGATCTCTCCACCGAGTATCTCGATGACGATGTCAGAGCGCTCTGCGGCGCGGTCGAGGGGCATGCCGAGCGGATCTGTGTCTGTGACCTGCAGAAGACCGACATCCCGGTGGTGCGCGTGGTGATCCCCGGGTTTGAGGTCACCCATCAGAACCCGGATCGGGTCCGGCGCTCCCGGTGA
- a CDS encoding DUF2098 domain-containing protein, which produces MDQDQIAVGMQVRYPRTGTTGAVISLATIKGNLYAEVESSHLFYRVDQLIAAEVKAQTGEAKKQDFRTLLDKERAALTRVDGSQIDTDNSCEGGG; this is translated from the coding sequence ATGGATCAGGATCAGATCGCTGTTGGGATGCAGGTGCGATACCCACGGACGGGTACCACCGGTGCAGTCATCTCGCTCGCCACGATCAAGGGGAACCTGTATGCCGAGGTTGAGTCTTCTCATCTCTTCTACCGGGTCGATCAACTGATCGCTGCAGAGGTAAAGGCGCAGACCGGCGAGGCGAAGAAGCAGGATTTCAGGACCTTGCTCGATAAGGAGCGGGCTGCCCTGACCCGGGTAGACGGCTCGCAGATTGATACCGACAACAGCTGCGAGGGTGGCGGATAG
- a CDS encoding translation initiation factor IF-2 subunit gamma: MPDETIPSVNIGVVGHVDHGKTTLVNALTGTWTDRHSEEMKRGISIRLGYADATFYKCSACEGSDAYTTSPTCPNCGGPATPFRAVSFVDAPGHETLMATMLSGSALMDGAMLVISANEHCPQPQTKEHLMALELVGIKKIVIVQNKIDVVTQKDALQHYQQIKDFIKGTIAEGAPIVPISAQKNINMGALVEALDQTIPIPERDPAATPFMLIARSFDINKPGGSWKDVKGGVIGGSLIAGVLKEGDDIEIRPGRQVQVENRVRWEPIETKIVSINTGSKKVIEATPGGLLGIATKLDPALTKSDTLAGQVAGLAGSLPPIRDKLKFKVMLMERVVGATSELKIEPLKFNEPLMLSVGTAVTVGVVSTTKKEAIEVTLKRPVCVAAGERIAISRQVGARWRLIGMGILLE; this comes from the coding sequence TTGCCTGATGAAACAATACCCAGTGTCAACATAGGGGTCGTGGGACACGTCGACCATGGCAAGACCACCCTTGTCAATGCGCTGACCGGTACATGGACCGACCGGCACAGTGAAGAGATGAAACGAGGGATCTCGATTCGTCTTGGCTATGCAGATGCAACATTCTATAAATGCAGCGCCTGCGAAGGTTCCGACGCCTACACCACATCCCCAACCTGCCCGAACTGTGGCGGTCCTGCCACCCCGTTCCGTGCAGTCTCATTCGTGGACGCACCTGGCCACGAGACACTGATGGCCACGATGCTCTCAGGGTCAGCCCTGATGGATGGGGCCATGCTGGTCATCTCCGCCAATGAACACTGCCCGCAGCCACAGACCAAGGAGCACCTGATGGCGCTGGAACTGGTCGGGATCAAGAAGATCGTCATCGTCCAGAACAAGATCGATGTGGTGACGCAGAAGGACGCGCTGCAGCATTACCAGCAGATCAAGGACTTTATCAAGGGCACGATCGCCGAAGGAGCCCCAATCGTCCCAATCTCTGCACAGAAGAATATCAATATGGGAGCACTTGTCGAGGCGCTCGATCAGACGATTCCCATCCCAGAACGCGATCCTGCAGCTACACCCTTCATGCTGATCGCACGTTCGTTCGATATCAATAAGCCCGGAGGTTCCTGGAAGGATGTGAAAGGTGGGGTTATTGGTGGATCTCTGATCGCAGGCGTTCTCAAAGAGGGCGATGACATCGAGATCCGGCCGGGGCGCCAGGTCCAGGTCGAGAACAGAGTCCGCTGGGAACCCATCGAAACCAAGATCGTCTCGATCAATACCGGTTCGAAGAAGGTCATTGAAGCGACCCCTGGCGGACTGCTCGGGATCGCAACAAAACTTGACCCAGCCCTGACCAAGAGCGATACCCTCGCCGGCCAGGTGGCAGGTCTCGCCGGGTCACTTCCCCCCATCCGGGACAAACTGAAGTTCAAGGTGATGCTGATGGAGCGCGTGGTCGGCGCCACCAGCGAGTTGAAGATCGAACCGCTGAAGTTCAATGAACCGCTGATGCTCTCGGTGGGAACTGCAGTGACGGTCGGGGTCGTCTCCACCACCAAGAAGGAGGCGATCGAGGTGACCCTGAAGAGGCCGGTCTGTGTCGCAGCCGGAGAGCGGATCGCTATCAGCCGCCAGGTCGGTGCACGATGGCGACTGATCGGGATGGGGATTCTGCTCGAGTGA
- the nikR gene encoding nickel-responsive transcriptional regulator NikR: MPMETELSRIGISLPKNLLDKFDEIITIRGYSSRSEGIRDAIRNYITYYRWMSDVKGDRQGVITMIYDHDQRGLLPTLTDIQHDFMGIIQASLHSHVSHNRCLEVILVHGDGAQLKDLAERLMSQKGVESVKLTTIPIED, from the coding sequence ATGCCTATGGAAACAGAACTTTCACGGATCGGAATATCACTTCCGAAGAACTTGCTTGATAAGTTCGATGAGATCATCACGATCCGGGGATACTCCTCGCGGTCAGAAGGGATCCGCGATGCGATCAGGAATTATATCACCTATTACCGGTGGATGTCGGATGTGAAGGGTGACCGGCAGGGAGTGATCACGATGATCTATGATCATGATCAGCGGGGACTCCTCCCGACACTGACCGATATCCAGCACGATTTCATGGGGATCATCCAGGCCTCGCTCCACTCCCATGTCTCGCATAATCGGTGTCTTGAGGTGATCCTGGTCCATGGAGATGGAGCACAACTCAAAGATCTTGCAGAACGGTTGATGTCTCAGAAAGGGGTTGAATCGGTGAAATTGACCACGATCCCCATAGAAGATTGA
- a CDS encoding DNA-directed RNA polymerase: MYYKLLLEDKVRVPPHRLGEDLIKVILDVLQEQLEGSIDKEIGIFIAVTKVIEVGEGEMVPGDGAVYYDVKFEALGLRLSLQEVLEGVVVETTTFGAFVSLGPIDAMLHVSQISDEFINYDEKNARLICKDSGRFIGVGDRIRARVVTLSLNEREPRDSKIGLTMRQAGLGTELWLEEELKREKEENKEKGGVEHGSEH, translated from the coding sequence ATGTATTACAAACTGTTGCTCGAAGACAAGGTGCGGGTCCCCCCCCACCGACTGGGTGAGGATCTGATCAAGGTGATCCTCGATGTGCTGCAGGAGCAGCTTGAGGGATCCATCGACAAGGAGATCGGGATCTTCATTGCAGTCACGAAGGTGATCGAGGTCGGCGAGGGCGAGATGGTTCCGGGCGACGGGGCCGTCTATTATGATGTGAAGTTCGAGGCGCTCGGACTCCGCCTCTCTCTGCAGGAGGTGCTCGAAGGAGTGGTCGTCGAGACCACGACCTTTGGTGCCTTCGTCAGTCTCGGACCGATCGATGCCATGCTCCATGTGAGCCAGATTTCAGACGAGTTCATCAACTATGATGAGAAGAACGCCCGCCTGATTTGCAAGGATTCAGGAAGATTCATCGGCGTCGGCGATCGGATCAGAGCGCGTGTCGTGACACTGAGTCTGAACGAACGTGAACCCCGAGATAGCAAGATCGGACTCACGATGCGGCAGGCTGGGCTGGGAACTGAACTCTGGCTTGAAGAGGAACTGAAACGCGAGAAGGAAGAGAACAAGGAAAAAGGGGGAGTAGAGCATGGCAGTGAGCACTAA
- a CDS encoding glycosyltransferase family protein, giving the protein MKILVIPTTDWLRHPVPNRLNFIFDILAEEHAIYVLNFHLKQFDGLPARTTRCTLVDGDAFSPAGLSSHYLLNGPAHLKKIREVVKREKIDLILSSNILPSLVANFAGVPVVFDYLDHLEESAAIYYPDSFVGTVVRTGVAVLSHFNLKRARAVITVTEVFKQYLQTLGVKDVTVIPNGVDTTLLHPVPKEVAKQNLGFSGPVIGYLGSLEYWIDLETVVKALPSLPDVTLMIVGPGLFTDYGETIQHLAADLGVTERVQFMGSVPYAELSGYLSAMDIGLNPRKPMKMNEYTVGGKVFNYLSCGIPVLSSRTEALEQLLPTEITYYDDQQGFITAVQSLLKDPGDAEQHRAVAERFDWHTLAATYADVLKRVAEKKK; this is encoded by the coding sequence ATGAAGATCCTCGTCATTCCGACCACCGACTGGCTACGGCACCCTGTCCCGAACAGGCTCAACTTCATCTTTGATATCCTTGCAGAAGAGCATGCGATCTATGTGCTGAACTTTCACCTCAAACAGTTCGACGGTCTCCCCGCCCGGACCACCCGGTGCACACTGGTGGATGGGGACGCCTTCTCACCTGCCGGCCTCTCCTCCCATTATCTGCTCAACGGCCCGGCCCACCTGAAGAAGATTCGGGAGGTGGTGAAGCGGGAGAAGATCGACCTGATCCTCTCGAGCAACATCCTCCCCTCGCTGGTCGCGAACTTTGCCGGCGTCCCGGTGGTCTTTGACTATCTTGACCATCTAGAGGAGTCTGCTGCGATCTACTATCCGGACTCCTTCGTTGGCACGGTCGTCCGCACCGGTGTGGCTGTTCTCAGCCACTTCAACCTGAAGCGGGCGCGGGCTGTGATCACCGTCACCGAGGTCTTCAAACAGTACCTGCAGACCCTTGGGGTGAAGGACGTCACGGTGATCCCGAACGGTGTCGACACCACCCTGCTTCATCCGGTCCCCAAAGAGGTGGCCAAACAGAACCTCGGGTTTTCAGGTCCCGTGATTGGGTACCTCGGTTCGCTGGAATACTGGATCGATCTGGAGACTGTGGTGAAGGCACTGCCGTCGCTGCCGGACGTGACGCTGATGATCGTTGGCCCCGGTCTCTTCACCGATTATGGGGAGACGATCCAGCACCTCGCAGCAGATCTCGGGGTCACCGAGCGGGTCCAGTTCATGGGATCCGTTCCGTATGCCGAACTGAGCGGCTACCTCTCTGCGATGGACATCGGCCTCAACCCCCGAAAGCCGATGAAGATGAACGAGTATACCGTCGGCGGTAAGGTCTTCAACTACCTCTCCTGTGGGATACCGGTCCTCTCCAGCAGGACCGAGGCGCTCGAGCAGTTGTTGCCGACCGAGATCACCTACTACGATGATCAGCAGGGTTTCATCACGGCGGTGCAGTCCCTGCTCAAAGACCCCGGAGATGCAGAGCAGCATCGTGCCGTTGCAGAGCGGTTCGACTGGCATACCCTTGCAGCCACCTACGCTGACGTGCTCAAGCGGGTCGCAGAGAAGAAAAAGTAA
- a CDS encoding 30S ribosomal protein S24e, translating into MEFEITSDTRNELLGRRELRFILTYDGATPSRKEIRGKLCALNNINENLVVLDSLRTGYGRMQLDGFMRIYDTEEGRQRTERSYLLNRGEPKKEEEEA; encoded by the coding sequence ATGGAATTTGAGATCACCAGTGATACACGGAATGAGTTGTTAGGCAGGAGAGAACTCCGGTTTATCCTCACCTATGACGGCGCAACCCCTTCACGCAAAGAGATCAGGGGCAAACTCTGTGCACTCAACAATATCAATGAAAACCTTGTGGTCCTGGACTCGCTTCGGACCGGATACGGAAGGATGCAGCTGGACGGTTTCATGCGCATCTATGATACTGAAGAGGGGAGACAGAGAACAGAACGGTCCTATCTCTTGAACAGAGGAGAACCCAAGAAGGAAGAAGAGGAGGCCTGA
- a CDS encoding glycosyltransferase family 4 protein, producing the protein MISFPVIKAFSTPLRNLERTLRLAGFTVTGIVGYEEMPELGDSANNLRYLIQYNRWTRSQVLHQVSFLMLQFRIGLRMLLLSRETDRFFFFMQTGPIIPLIVARLLGKKTVWMLPSSMERMTQYQQYALSGLILRLQHICYSLTNVLVLYSADLIDEWGLRAYQGKIRIAHEHIVDTTRFSVEVPFSLRGPVIGFVGRFSEEKGILSLLEAIGEVHLKRDDLRFLLIGDGPCIGAVRAYIGEHHLENTVSLPGWVDSVDLPQYLNQMALLVLPSATEGLPNVMLEAMACGTPVLASSVGAIPAVINDGLNGYLLKEISATGIIAGLLSALSDPARGEIAVAARTSIEESFSIERTAAGMKDLLSTID; encoded by the coding sequence ATGATCTCGTTTCCAGTCATTAAGGCTTTTTCAACCCCTCTCCGGAACCTTGAGCGGACGCTCCGTTTGGCAGGGTTCACCGTGACCGGGATCGTCGGCTACGAGGAGATGCCCGAGCTTGGAGACAGTGCTAATAATCTACGTTACCTGATCCAGTATAATCGATGGACCAGATCTCAGGTTCTTCACCAGGTCTCCTTTCTCATGCTCCAGTTCCGTATCGGACTCCGGATGCTCCTGCTCTCACGAGAGACCGATCGCTTCTTCTTCTTCATGCAGACAGGGCCGATCATTCCGCTCATCGTCGCCAGGCTTCTTGGAAAGAAGACTGTCTGGATGCTCCCTTCCTCAATGGAGCGGATGACGCAGTACCAACAGTATGCACTCTCCGGTCTGATCCTCCGGCTTCAGCACATCTGTTATTCTCTTACCAATGTACTCGTCCTCTACTCGGCTGACCTGATCGATGAATGGGGGCTTCGTGCCTATCAGGGGAAGATCAGGATCGCCCATGAGCACATCGTCGACACCACCCGTTTCAGCGTTGAGGTTCCGTTCTCCCTTCGTGGGCCGGTCATCGGGTTCGTGGGCCGGTTCAGTGAGGAGAAGGGGATCCTCTCCCTGCTCGAGGCTATTGGGGAGGTACACCTGAAACGGGACGATCTTAGATTCCTGTTGATCGGAGACGGGCCATGCATCGGGGCGGTCAGAGCGTATATCGGGGAACACCATCTTGAGAACACTGTCTCCCTCCCGGGCTGGGTCGATTCCGTCGACCTTCCGCAATACTTGAACCAGATGGCCCTGCTGGTCCTCCCTTCAGCGACCGAGGGCCTTCCGAATGTGATGTTAGAGGCGATGGCCTGTGGCACTCCGGTACTCGCCTCAAGCGTCGGTGCGATACCTGCGGTGATCAACGATGGGCTGAATGGTTATCTGCTGAAGGAGATCTCTGCAACTGGTATCATAGCGGGTTTGCTCTCAGCACTATCGGATCCAGCTCGTGGAGAGATTGCTGTGGCGGCACGCACAAGTATTGAAGAGTCTTTCTCAATCGAGCGGACTGCTGCAGGGATGAAGGATCTCCTTTCTACGATCGACTGA
- the spt4 gene encoding transcription elongation factor subunit Spt4, translating to MAVSTKKQLPKVCRECHRVVDGETCVICSTSNLSTDWSGYLVVIDPINSEVAKKVNINLPGRYALKVR from the coding sequence ATGGCAGTGAGCACTAAGAAGCAGCTCCCCAAGGTCTGCAGAGAATGTCACCGGGTTGTCGATGGCGAGACCTGTGTGATCTGCAGCACCTCGAATCTCTCCACCGACTGGTCAGGATATCTGGTTGTGATCGATCCGATCAATTCAGAGGTGGCCAAAAAGGTCAACATCAACCTCCCCGGCCGATATGCGCTGAAGGTTCGCTGA
- the wecB gene encoding non-hydrolyzing UDP-N-acetylglucosamine 2-epimerase: MITLVLGTRPEIIKFSPVIRAAEAATIDYCVIHTGQHYSFEMDQVFFAELDLPAPTFNLDVGSGTHAVQTGAIMAGVERVLMEKNCSEVLVQGDTNTVLAGALAAKKLQIRVGHVEAGLRSFDRTMPEEINRVVADHIADHLFAPTETSRSNLLAEGIADDTITVTGNTIVDALYQNREIAEEKCSTLQAMGLESRDYLLATFHRAENVDNQVRLAGVLEGLARVHADTGLPVIVPVHPRTAKMIDQFNLDPKGVTLVPPQGFLEFLQLEAEAALVLTDSGGVQEETCILKVPCVTLRENTERPETITVGANLLAGTDPARIEQAAAMMLGRTRDWVNPFGDGKAGERILQVCTAELER, from the coding sequence ATGATCACTCTCGTTCTAGGCACCAGGCCTGAGATCATCAAATTCTCCCCTGTGATCCGGGCTGCTGAAGCAGCAACGATCGACTATTGCGTGATTCACACCGGTCAGCACTACTCATTTGAGATGGATCAGGTCTTCTTCGCCGAGCTGGACCTGCCGGCGCCAACCTTCAACCTGGATGTCGGTTCGGGCACCCATGCGGTTCAGACCGGGGCCATCATGGCAGGAGTCGAGCGGGTTCTGATGGAAAAGAACTGTAGCGAGGTGCTGGTGCAGGGGGATACCAACACCGTCCTCGCCGGGGCGCTGGCAGCCAAAAAACTCCAGATCAGGGTCGGCCATGTCGAGGCCGGCCTCAGATCCTTCGACCGGACGATGCCCGAGGAGATCAACCGGGTGGTCGCCGACCATATCGCCGATCACCTCTTCGCCCCGACGGAGACATCCCGGAGCAACCTGCTTGCAGAAGGGATCGCTGACGATACGATCACGGTCACCGGCAATACGATCGTGGACGCGTTGTACCAGAACAGGGAGATCGCAGAGGAGAAGTGCTCCACCCTGCAGGCGATGGGACTGGAGAGCAGGGACTATCTGCTGGCAACGTTCCACCGCGCAGAGAACGTGGACAACCAGGTACGCCTGGCCGGCGTGCTGGAAGGGCTGGCCAGGGTCCATGCCGACACCGGGCTTCCGGTGATCGTGCCGGTCCATCCGAGGACTGCGAAGATGATCGATCAGTTCAACCTCGATCCGAAGGGCGTCACACTGGTCCCGCCGCAGGGATTTTTAGAGTTTCTGCAGCTCGAGGCCGAGGCCGCCCTGGTGCTGACGGACTCAGGGGGCGTACAGGAGGAGACCTGCATCTTAAAGGTCCCCTGCGTAACCCTGCGGGAGAACACCGAGCGGCCAGAGACGATCACTGTCGGTGCCAACCTGCTGGCCGGCACCGACCCGGCGAGGATCGAGCAGGCAGCCGCCATGATGCTTGGGCGTACCCGGGACTGGGTCAACCCGTTCGGAGATGGGAAGGCAGGGGAACGAATCCTGCAGGTCTGCACAGCCGAACTGGAGAGATGA
- a CDS encoding histone deacetylase family protein, whose product MSPRCSVIQGQVFSAHDLCLHDECSTRLREVEAGIPRGVVTHDPVMATEADLLTVHDYHYVRRIRSLCCDGGVYYLDPSTYLTAESFTVASFAAGSAIDAAQRALDGEHCFALVRPPGHHAEPDRGMGFCLFNNAAIAATHLQREGMRVAIVDWDLHHGNGTQKIFYSSDQVLYCSIHQQNTFPRTGWVDEIGTGAGKGFTLNAPLQPGATITDYRLVLEEIFGAAIKRFRPDLVIVSAGQDPLGDDPKSGMLLRPQDFGTMAGILAGTVETPLALVLEGGYGPSHHLAIAEVLKTLQGKSRVREEGEVSAAPLRSTREIVSLLKRLI is encoded by the coding sequence ATGTCCCCACGCTGCTCGGTGATCCAGGGACAGGTCTTCTCGGCTCACGACCTCTGCCTCCATGACGAGTGCAGCACACGGCTCCGCGAAGTGGAGGCCGGGATTCCCCGGGGTGTGGTGACGCACGACCCGGTGATGGCCACAGAGGCCGACCTCCTGACGGTTCACGATTACCATTATGTCAGGAGGATCAGGTCGCTCTGCTGTGATGGCGGCGTATATTACCTCGACCCCTCCACCTACCTGACCGCAGAATCGTTCACCGTCGCTTCATTCGCAGCAGGATCCGCCATCGATGCTGCTCAAAGGGCACTGGACGGGGAGCATTGTTTCGCCCTGGTCAGGCCACCCGGACACCATGCAGAACCCGACAGGGGGATGGGATTCTGCCTCTTCAACAACGCAGCGATCGCTGCGACCCATCTGCAGAGAGAAGGGATGCGAGTCGCGATCGTGGACTGGGATCTGCATCATGGCAACGGAACCCAGAAGATCTTCTACAGTTCAGATCAGGTCCTCTACTGTTCTATTCATCAGCAGAACACATTCCCCCGCACAGGCTGGGTCGATGAGATCGGCACCGGAGCCGGCAAGGGATTCACCCTGAACGCCCCCCTCCAACCCGGCGCGACCATCACCGATTACCGACTGGTCCTGGAAGAGATATTTGGTGCTGCGATCAAGCGGTTCAGACCGGACCTGGTGATCGTCTCTGCAGGGCAGGATCCGCTCGGCGACGATCCCAAAAGCGGGATGCTCCTTCGCCCCCAGGACTTCGGGACGATGGCCGGGATCCTCGCGGGGACGGTGGAGACCCCGCTCGCCCTGGTGCTGGAAGGGGGGTATGGCCCGTCCCACCACCTGGCGATCGCCGAGGTGCTCAAAACACTGCAGGGAAAGAGCAGGGTGCGTGAAGAGGGAGAGGTCAGCGCCGCCCCGCTCAGGTCTACAAGGGAGATTGTATCGTTGTTGAAGCGACTGATCTGA
- a CDS encoding GTP-dependent dephospho-CoA kinase family protein, whose translation MLRLPDEHRALFRNPFGTLYPEFSMVLPHLAGRAIYTVGDVVTANILAAGILPAIAIIDGYTRRLPCPPALLHQARQILVKNPAGAITDELIAAIGDAAANPPALIVVEGEEDLAVLPVILAVPDGGFLLYGQPGEGAVLCTVDQQAKERAREMLALFEQV comes from the coding sequence ATGCTCAGGTTGCCGGACGAGCACCGGGCACTCTTTCGGAACCCGTTCGGAACGCTCTATCCTGAGTTCAGCATGGTCCTACCTCACCTCGCTGGAAGAGCGATCTACACGGTAGGGGACGTGGTCACGGCAAACATCCTTGCTGCAGGCATCCTCCCTGCGATCGCGATCATCGATGGATATACCCGCCGCCTTCCATGCCCCCCGGCGTTGCTCCATCAGGCCAGGCAGATCCTGGTGAAGAACCCGGCAGGAGCAATCACCGACGAACTGATCGCTGCCATCGGGGATGCGGCGGCGAATCCGCCGGCCCTGATCGTGGTGGAAGGTGAGGAAGACCTTGCTGTGCTCCCAGTGATTCTGGCGGTGCCAGATGGCGGCTTTCTCCTGTATGGGCAGCCTGGAGAAGGAGCGGTGCTCTGCACCGTCGATCAGCAGGCAAAAGAACGGGCCCGCGAGATGCTGGCCCTCTTCGAACAGGTCTGA
- a CDS encoding desulfoferrodoxin, with translation MTEMLQVYRCEKCGNIVKVVRGGEGDLVCCGQPMLLEPEKMTDQGNEKHVPVIEKTANGILVKVGAVAHPMLPEHHIEWIEVRYQNKLYIKRLNAGDKPEAEFCIPDINVKAREYCSVHGLWTNRA, from the coding sequence ATGACTGAGATGCTTCAGGTCTATCGATGTGAGAAGTGCGGCAACATCGTAAAGGTTGTTCGGGGTGGTGAAGGTGATCTGGTCTGCTGCGGCCAGCCGATGCTTCTCGAACCGGAGAAGATGACAGACCAGGGCAACGAAAAGCACGTGCCTGTAATTGAGAAGACGGCGAACGGAATCCTGGTAAAGGTCGGGGCCGTAGCGCACCCGATGCTCCCTGAGCATCACATCGAATGGATCGAGGTCCGATACCAGAACAAACTCTACATCAAGAGACTCAATGCCGGGGATAAACCAGAGGCAGAGTTCTGCATCCCTGATATCAACGTCAAGGCACGTGAGTACTGCAGCGTGCACGGGCTCTGGACCAACAGGGCCTGA
- a CDS encoding 30S ribosomal protein S27ae, which translates to MADKRSAYFKVEGSGVTLNKRYCPRCGAGVIMAEHKDRSACGKCGYTEFRK; encoded by the coding sequence ATGGCAGACAAGCGAAGTGCATACTTCAAGGTCGAAGGATCAGGTGTGACACTGAACAAGCGCTACTGTCCCCGGTGTGGGGCTGGCGTGATCATGGCAGAGCACAAGGACCGCAGCGCATGCGGCAAGTGCGGCTATACTGAATTTAGAAAATAG
- a CDS encoding PIN domain-containing protein, with translation MKVLIDANALMMPAQFRVDLFGELTRLIGAHEPLVLEDVVTELRGLSLCRGKNGAAARYGLAMAEQCTIVTSTCTAPQVDDRIIAYAYEHQCPVVTNDRRMRRLLLIEGIPVIGMRKQRTMEFIRG, from the coding sequence GTGAAGGTTCTGATCGATGCCAATGCACTGATGATGCCGGCCCAGTTCCGGGTCGATCTCTTCGGTGAGTTGACACGGCTGATCGGGGCGCACGAGCCGCTGGTGCTGGAGGATGTCGTCACTGAACTGCGCGGACTCTCCCTCTGCAGGGGAAAGAACGGGGCTGCTGCTCGATACGGGCTGGCGATGGCAGAACAGTGTACAATCGTCACCAGCACCTGCACAGCCCCTCAGGTGGATGATCGGATCATTGCGTATGCGTACGAACACCAGTGCCCTGTAGTCACCAACGACCGACGGATGCGCAGGTTGCTCTTGATCGAGGGCATCCCTGTTATTGGGATGAGAAAACAGAGAACTATGGAATTTATCAGGGGATAG